The genomic region TGGAAAAAATCCTTTCCTACATCGACATCGCCCGGCAGGAAGGGACGGAATGCCTGATCGGCGGGGAACGGGCCCAACTGCAAGGCGAGCTGGCAGGCGGTTATTACATTCAGCCGACCATATTCAAGGGCCACAATCAAATGCGCGTCTTCCAGGAGGAAATTTTCGGGCCGGTGCTGGCGGTGACCACCTTCCGCGACGAGGAAGAAGCCCTGGAGATCGCCAACGACACCTTGTACGGCCTGGGCGCCGGCGTCTGGACCCGGGACATGAACACCGCCTATCGCATGGGCCGGGGCATCCAGGCCGGAAGGGTGTGGACCAACTGCTACCATCTGTACCCGGCCCACGCCGCCTTCGGCGGTTACAAACAATCCGGCATCGGGCGCGAAACCCACAAAATGATGCTCGACCACTACCAGCAGACCAAAAACCTCTTGGTCAGCTACGATGCCAACCCCTTGGGGTTGTTTTGATGCCGGAAGCGGAAACGCCTCGGCGGGTGATCGCCACGGAGGCCGCCCTCTCCCTCATCGAAAAACTCAAGGCCAAACACGGCCCGTTGATGTTTCATCAGTCCGGCGGCTGCTGCGACGGGAGTTCTCCCATGTGTTACCCGGAAGGAGAATTCCTGGTGGGCGATCAGGACATCCTGCTGGGGGAAATCGGCGGCTGCCCTTTCTACATCGGCAAAGCCCAGTACGGCTACTGGAAGCATACCCAACTGATCATCGACGTGGTGCCAGGCCGCGGCGGGATGTTCTCCCTGGAAGGACCGGAAGGGGTTCGTTTTCATACCCGCTCGCGGCTGTTCAACGACGAGGAGTGGAGACGGCTGGAAGCGGAACGCCATCAACAATTTAACTGGAATACGACTTAATTCTCCGACATTTCATTCTCTTTTCCGCAACACGCAAAACAAAGCCTTGGGAGGCTCATTGTCATCCGGGCGCCGGAAAGCCGAATCGCGCACGTCCAAGACTTCAAATCGGCCGCCGAATATCCGCTTAATGTCCTCGGGAGAATAACGTCCCGGCGGACCTTCCGGGCGGGTTTCAAGGTGGCTGAAACACTTGAGCAAGAGATATCCTCCTGGTTCGAGCAATTTATCCAGAGAGTCGAGGTAATCGGCGTGAGCCTCGGGCGGGAAAATATGGAAGATACCGCGATCCACGATCAGATCGAACATTTCATCGAGCCCGGTAGTGAGAATGTCGTCGCGGACGAAATGCACTCTTCCTCCTTCGCGGCTAGCCAATTCCGCCGCCCCTGTCAGCGCGGTGGCGGAAACGTCGGTGGCGACCACCTGAAAGCCGCGTTTGGCCAGGGCGACCGCTTGGGTGCCGGGACCGGTCCCCAAGTCCAACACCCGACCTCCCGTGACTTCCAATCGCTCCAATGCGGCGGCGACATCCGGATCCAGTTCGGGGTGGTACCAGGGTAACGCCTCCGAAGGCGTTTCCTGATACCTGGCTTCCCAAGCGGCATGAGCGGGCGGCTCGAAGGACTGGCCGAAGCAACCCGCCCAGGCGACCTCTTCCAAGGGCTTGCGCTGACGCGGCGACAGTTCCCGGCCGCGCAATTCCTCGTCCTCCAATACCGACGGATCGCCCGGATACCCCAGGGCGGTCACGCTCATCAGGCTAAAATCCTCGGGAATTTCAAACTTGCCCCGCGCCGCTTCCGGATCGAAACCTCCCATCTGGTGGGTGACTAGCCCCAGGGCGGTCGCCTGCAGACAGAGCGCCATCATCGCCTGACCGGCATCGTACTGCCCCCAACGATTGGGCTGACCGTTGTGGCCGAATCGCCCCGAAGCACAGGCCAAGAGCAATACCGGCGCACGCTGCGCCCAGGCTTGATTGCCCGACGCGAGGCAGTCGAACAAGTCCTGCCAAGCCTCGTGATTGTGGTAACGATCCGCCACCAGAATACGCCAGGGCT from Methylohalobius crimeensis 10Ki harbors:
- a CDS encoding DUF779 domain-containing protein, with protein sequence MPEAETPRRVIATEAALSLIEKLKAKHGPLMFHQSGGCCDGSSPMCYPEGEFLVGDQDILLGEIGGCPFYIGKAQYGYWKHTQLIIDVVPGRGGMFSLEGPEGVRFHTRSRLFNDEEWRRLEAERHQQFNWNTT
- a CDS encoding nitroreductase family protein; this translates as MSCERQHVQAPIHPLMASRWSTRAFDARAVETEKLAACLEAARWAPSCYNDQPWRILVADRYHNHEAWQDLFDCLASGNQAWAQRAPVLLLACASGRFGHNGQPNRWGQYDAGQAMMALCLQATALGLVTHQMGGFDPEAARGKFEIPEDFSLMSVTALGYPGDPSVLEDEELRGRELSPRQRKPLEEVAWAGCFGQSFEPPAHAAWEARYQETPSEALPWYHPELDPDVAAALERLEVTGGRVLDLGTGPGTQAVALAKRGFQVVATDVSATALTGAAELASREGGRVHFVRDDILTTGLDEMFDLIVDRGIFHIFPPEAHADYLDSLDKLLEPGGYLLLKCFSHLETRPEGPPGRYSPEDIKRIFGGRFEVLDVRDSAFRRPDDNEPPKALFCVLRKRE